One region of Cucurbita pepo subsp. pepo cultivar mu-cu-16 chromosome LG03, ASM280686v2, whole genome shotgun sequence genomic DNA includes:
- the LOC111790017 gene encoding myb family transcription factor PHL5-like isoform X1 yields MATVVYSSNAPGRRRRATAKITQKESSFVSTNTEDDQPHLHFSSFTFDSSKHQGEAQEQSSCCQEFSGDCSWSWEELMGNENKKSKSRIGSKKRIKWTEELHQKFMNCVDQLGGTRKATPKQLLHLMKTEGLTLIHIKSHLQKYRISQHIRDFSKAGKSERETDKELMLANQNRGKQLVEAARQLLATQSSLNEQLEVQKNLISAIEEQMKQLRGVLERRGKPVVFRNEEERK; encoded by the exons ATGGCAACGGTGGTTTATTCATCAAATGCACCTGGACGACGACGAAGAGCTACAGCCAAAATCACTCAAAAAG AGTCTTCATTTGTATCCACCAACACTGAAGATGATCAACCTCACCTTCATTTCtcatcttttacttttgattcaTCAAAGCATCAAGgagaagctcaagaacaatCAAGCTGCTGCCAAGAGTTCAGCGGTGACTGTTCCTGGTCATGGGAAGAGTTGATGGGGAATGAGAATAAAAAG TCAAAATCAAGGATTGGTTCGAAGAAGCGAATTAAATGGACTGAAGAACTTCACCAGAAATTCATGAATTGTGTGGATCAGCTTGGTGGCACTCGAA AAGCCACACCAAAGCAACTCCTCCACTTGATGAAAACTGAAGGATTGACTCTCATCCATATAAAAAGCCACTTGCAG AAATACCGCATTTCACAGCATATTCGAGATTTTTCAAAAG CAGGAAAATCCGAGAGAGAAACTGACAAGGAACTGATGCTGGCTAACCAAAACAG AGGGAAGCAGCTGGTGGAAGCAGCGAGACAACTACTTGCTACACAGAGTAGTTTGAATGAACAATTGGAG GTTCAGAAGAACTTGATATCAGCTattgaagaacaaatgaaGCAACTGAGAGGAGTTTTAGAACGAAGAGGGAAACCTGTTGTGTTTAGAAAtgaggaagagagaaaataa
- the LOC111791492 gene encoding O-fucosyltransferase 20-like: MAKKNSNSKKQCYISVPSQIINSLSSSSLQSLLDSPKKSSKHYDKYLSLFTYRASKKLWLLAIFLFGFLGMLKLTLNLDPLIAYVSYPCFMSQSQSQGLVSNRVLKSGAIDRERENALKDESMNDSIQSLRPISNGVLKSDEGFGDGNEQQEFWKQPDGLGYKPCLDFSQEYKRTTTGVISERTKYLMVVVSGGMNQQRNQIVDAVVIARILGAALVVPIFQVNVIWGDESEFSDIFDLEHFKNVLADDVHIVSSLPSTHLMTRPVEEKSTPHHVSPSWIRSRYLRKLRREGVLLLRGLDSRLSKDLPSDLQKLRCKVAFHALRFAPPIVEFGNKLTERMRSKGPYLALHLRMEKDVWVRTGCLPGLSPEYDEMINNERIRRPELLTARSNMSYHDRKLAGLCPLNAYEVMRLLKALGAPGDTRIYWAGGQPLGGKEALQPLIREFPNFYNKEDLALASELEPFTKKASFMAAIDYIVCESSDVFMPSHGGNMGHAIQGHRAYAGHKKYITPNKRHMLPFFLDSSLPEAEFNKIIKVLHQDSLGQPELRTSKVGRDVTKYPIPECMCNSSSDAHTK; this comes from the exons ATGGCGAAGAAGAACAGTAATTCCAAGAAGCAATGTTACATTTCGGTTCCATCTCAAATCATAAActctttgtcttcttcttctcttcaatctcTTCTTGATTCGCCGAAGAAATCTTCTAAACATTACGACAAGTATCTCAGTCTTTTCACTTACAGAGCCTCCAAGAAGCTTTGGCTTCTGgctatttttctctttggttTTTTGGGGATGCTTAAGCTTACTTTGAATCTCGATCCTTTAATCGCTTATGTTTCGTACCCTTGCTTCATGTCGCAATCGCAATCGCAGGGTTTGGTCTCTAATAGGGTTTTGAAGTCGGGTGCAATCGAtcgagaaagagaaaatgctCTGAAGGATGAGAGTATGAACGATTCTATCCAATCGCTTCGGCCGATTTCAAATGGGGTTTTGAAGTCTGATGAGGGTTTTGGAGATGGAAATGAACAGCAGGAGTTCTGGAAGCAGCCTGATGGATTGGGCTACAAACCGTGTTTGGATTTCAGCCAAGAATATAAAAGAACAACCACTGGAGTTATTAGTGAGAGGACTAAGTATCTGATGGTGGTAGTTTCTGGTGGGATGAATCAACAGAGAAATCAGATCGTTGATGCTGTTGTGATTGCTAGAATCCTCGGGGCTGCTCTGGTTGTTCCAATCTTTCAAGTGAACGTCATCTGGGGAGATGAAAG TGAGTTTTCTGATATATTTGATTTGGAGCATTTCAAGAATGTCCTGGCAGATGATGTTCATATAGTTTCATCGCTGCCATCGACACATCTGATGACTCGTCCCGTGGAGGAAAAATCGACTCCACATCACGTCTCACCCAGTTGGATTCGGTCGCGTTACCTCAGGAAG CTAAGACGAGAAGGGGTACTGCTGCTGCGTGGCTTGGACTCGAGGCTTTCTAAGGATCTTCCTTCTGATCTTCAAAAGCTCAGATGCAAG GTTGCTTTTCATGCTTTGAGGTTCGCTCCACCAATTGTGGAATTCGGTAACAAGCTTACGGAGAGAATGCGAAGCAAAGGACCGTACCTCGCTCTTCATTTACGAATGGAGAAGGATGTATGGGTGAGAACCGGTTGTCTACCTGGGTTGAGCCCGGAATATGATGAGATGATAAACAACGAAAGAATACGAAGACCCGAACTCTTAACTGCCAGATCAAACATGAGCTACCATGATAGAAAACTTGCAGGCCTTTGTCCCCTGAATGCCTATGAGGTTATGAG GTTACTGAAAGCGCTCGGCGCACCGGGGGATACGAGAATATATTGGGCCGGAGGGCAACCGCTAGGAGGAAAAGAAGCCCTGCAACCATTAATAAGGGAGTTCCCAAACTTTTACAACAAGGAAGATCTTGCTTTGGCGAGCGAACTCGAACCTTTTACGAAAAAAGCTTCGTTTATGGCTGCTATTGACTATATTGTTTGTGAGAGCAGCGATGTTTTCATGCCTTCTCACGGAGGAAATATGGGCCATGCCATTCAG GGACACAGGGCTTACGCTGGGCACAAGAAGTACATAACACCAAACAAAAGGCACATGCTTCCCTTCTTCTTGGATTCCTCACTCCCTGAAGCAGAGTTTAACAAGATCATCAAGGTGCTGCATCAGGACTCCCTTGGACAGCCCGAACTTCGAACGAGCAAAGTCGGCCGAGATGTTACCAAGTACCCTATTCCTGAATGTATGTGCAACAGCAGCTCTGATGCTCATACCAAATAA
- the LOC111790841 gene encoding probable serine/threonine-protein kinase DDB_G0280111, translating to MWRFKPFMHKEPSGLEGRSIDVGNLKIQVRNVIAEGGFSCVYLAKDAVHISNQYALKHIICNDEESLELVLKEVSVMKSLRGHPNVVTLYAHTIIDMGRTKEALLVMEFCEKSLVSVLESRGAGYFDENQVLLIFRDVCNAVFAMHCHSPPIAHRDLKAENLLLGSDGLWKLCDFGSTSTNHKRFEKPEEMGVEEDNIRKYTTPAYRAPEMWDLYRRELINEKVDIWALGCLLFRICYFKSAFDGESKLQILNGNYRIPELPKYSSSITNLIRDMLQASPNDRPDITQVWFRANDQLPVESQKSLPDQPPDMPSTDKQEGISNPVNKSSPMPRRSPPAVPSVKSSSQAAAHMPKAAGGGGGGGSLGAFWSTQHANDTVNEDTNRIRFDEESTSRSSKHDRINPNNHSSLKNASPGDVVQKSNKTVTDSGSFSDIKLSFFQNETDRGSEGSKASKTESAAFQDKAFNNFVSEFDTSKFSSDVTNNRPGKEVALEAEVEKLKEQLKQANVEKAEITSKFEKLSAICRSQRQEIQELKQALAARSPSPKKVEIKSHNSRDVQPSAMPRLQKADSSTPIPDAKPWQAFAEESSNQQPVTTEKEVKSVRTRSLSRKQASSSDNTGFESWGFGAESFTAVSAGSSNKSGFTGERNSPQQRTGGEPKNTDVSSQPAGWAGF from the exons ATGTGGAGGTTCAAGCCTTTCATGCACAAAGAGCCATCTGGTCTTGAGGGTCGATCAATCGATGTTGGAAATCTTAAGATTCAAGTAAGAAACGTCATTGCTGAAGGAGGATTCTCTTGTGTGTACTTAGCTAAGGATGCTGTACACATTTCGAATCAGTATGCTTTGAAGCACATTATATGCAATGATGAGGAATCTCTTGAATTGGTGTTGAAGGAGGTTTCAGTTATGAAATCACTTAGGGGCCACCCCAATGTTGTTACACTTTATGCCCACACTATCATAGATATGGGACGCACAAAGGAAGCTCTACTTGTGATGGAATTTTGTGAGAAGTCTTTGGTTAGTGTCCTGGAGAGTAGAGGAGCTGGATACTTTGATGAAAATCAAGTTCTCTTAATTTTCAGAGATGTTTGTAATGCAGTATTTGCAATGCATTGTCATTCCCCGCCAATTGCTCACAG AGATTTGAAAGCTGAAAATCTTTTGTTAGGCTCAGATGGCCTCTGGAAATTATGTGATTTTGGAAGCACTTCTACAAACCACAAGCGTTTCGAGAAGCCTGAGGAAATGGGAGTGGAAGAAGATAACATCAGGAAGTACACTACACCAGCCTATAGAGCCCCTGAG atgtgggatctatACCGGAGAGAGCTTATAAATGAGAAAGTTGATATATGG GCTCTTGGGTGTCTTCTCTTCCGCATATGTTACTTCAAAAGTGCTTTTGATGGAGAgtcaaaacttcaaattttaaatgggAACTATCGAATACCAGAGTTACCTAAATATAGCTCATCGATTACAAACCTAATCAGAGATATGCTCCAAGCGTCACCAAATGACAGACCAGATATCACGCAG GTCTGGTTTCGTGCTAATGACCAGCTACCAGTTGAATCACAGAAGTCATTACCTGATCAGCCACCTGACATGCCCTCTACAGACAAACAGGAAG GCATTTCCAACCCTGTGAACAAGTCGTCTCCTATGCCTCGTAGAAGTCCACCCGCAGTTCCTTCAGTTAAAAGTTCGTCACAAGCAGCAGCACATATGCCTAAGGCAGcaggtggaggtggaggtggaggatCGCTGGGTGCTTTCTGGTCTACTCAACATGCCAATGACACCGTCAACGAGGATACCAACAGAATTAGGTTCGATGAAGAGTCAACTTCTCGCTCATCAAAACATGACAGGATTAATCCAAATAATCATTCTTCGCTTAAGAATGCTAGTCCTGGGGATGTAGTCCAAAAGTCAAACAAGACAGTGACAGACAGTGGTTCATTCAGTGACATCAAATTATCGTTTTTCCAGAATGAAACAGACCGTGGTTCCGAGGGATCAAAAGCATCAAAAACCGAGAGTGCAGCTTTCCAGGATAAAGcttttaacaattttgtttctgAGTTTGATACCTCCAAATTCAGTTCTGATGTCACTAACAACAGACCAGGAAAGGAAGTAGCATTAGAGGCTGAGGTGGAGAAGTTGAAGGAGCAACTGAAGCAAGCAAATGTGGAGAAAGCTGAAATCACatccaaatttgaaaagttgTCTGCCATCTGCCGTTCTCAGAGGCAAGAGATACAGGAGCTCAAGCAAGCACTTGCTGCTAGGAGTCCCTCACCAAAGAAAgttgaaataaaaagtcaTAACTCACGGGACGTTCAACCTTCTGCCATGCCTCGG CTGCAAAAGGCCGATTCGAGTACTCCTATCCCTGATGCAAAGCCATGGCAGGCCTTTGCAGAAGAATCCTCAAACCAGCAGCCTGTTACGACCGAGAAGGAAGTCAAATCTGTGAGAACTAGAAGCCTGTCGAGAAAGCAGGCTTCTTCTTCAGACAACACCGGTTTCGAAAGCTGGGGCTTCGGAGCTGAGAGTTTCACAGCCGTGTCTGCTGGAAGCTCCAACAAATCTGGATTTACTGGTGAAAGGAATAGTCCACAACAACGTACTGGTGGTGAACCGAAAAACACCGACGTATCTTCACAACCTGCTGGATGGGCTGGTTTCTAG
- the LOC111790017 gene encoding myb family transcription factor PHL5-like isoform X3 has protein sequence MHLDDDEELQPKSLKKHQGEAQEQSSCCQEFSGDCSWSWEELMGNENKKSKSRIGSKKRIKWTEELHQKFMNCVDQLGGTRKATPKQLLHLMKTEGLTLIHIKSHLQKYRISQHIRDFSKAGKSERETDKELMLANQNRGKQLVEAARQLLATQSSLNEQLEVQKNLISAIEEQMKQLRGVLERRGKPVVFRNEEERK, from the exons ATGCACCTGGACGACGACGAAGAGCTACAGCCAAAATCACTCAAAAAG CATCAAGgagaagctcaagaacaatCAAGCTGCTGCCAAGAGTTCAGCGGTGACTGTTCCTGGTCATGGGAAGAGTTGATGGGGAATGAGAATAAAAAG TCAAAATCAAGGATTGGTTCGAAGAAGCGAATTAAATGGACTGAAGAACTTCACCAGAAATTCATGAATTGTGTGGATCAGCTTGGTGGCACTCGAA AAGCCACACCAAAGCAACTCCTCCACTTGATGAAAACTGAAGGATTGACTCTCATCCATATAAAAAGCCACTTGCAG AAATACCGCATTTCACAGCATATTCGAGATTTTTCAAAAG CAGGAAAATCCGAGAGAGAAACTGACAAGGAACTGATGCTGGCTAACCAAAACAG AGGGAAGCAGCTGGTGGAAGCAGCGAGACAACTACTTGCTACACAGAGTAGTTTGAATGAACAATTGGAG GTTCAGAAGAACTTGATATCAGCTattgaagaacaaatgaaGCAACTGAGAGGAGTTTTAGAACGAAGAGGGAAACCTGTTGTGTTTAGAAAtgaggaagagagaaaataa
- the LOC111790017 gene encoding myb family transcription factor PHL5-like isoform X2, which produces MATVVYSSNAPGRRRRATAKITQKESSFVSTNTEDDQPHLHFSSFTFDSSKHQGEAQEQSSCCQEFSGDCSWSWEELMGNENKKSKSRIGSKKRIKWTEELHQKFMNCVDQLGGTRKATPKQLLHLMKTEGLTLIHIKSHLQKYRISQHIRDFSKGKSERETDKELMLANQNRGKQLVEAARQLLATQSSLNEQLEVQKNLISAIEEQMKQLRGVLERRGKPVVFRNEEERK; this is translated from the exons ATGGCAACGGTGGTTTATTCATCAAATGCACCTGGACGACGACGAAGAGCTACAGCCAAAATCACTCAAAAAG AGTCTTCATTTGTATCCACCAACACTGAAGATGATCAACCTCACCTTCATTTCtcatcttttacttttgattcaTCAAAGCATCAAGgagaagctcaagaacaatCAAGCTGCTGCCAAGAGTTCAGCGGTGACTGTTCCTGGTCATGGGAAGAGTTGATGGGGAATGAGAATAAAAAG TCAAAATCAAGGATTGGTTCGAAGAAGCGAATTAAATGGACTGAAGAACTTCACCAGAAATTCATGAATTGTGTGGATCAGCTTGGTGGCACTCGAA AAGCCACACCAAAGCAACTCCTCCACTTGATGAAAACTGAAGGATTGACTCTCATCCATATAAAAAGCCACTTGCAG AAATACCGCATTTCACAGCATATTCGAGATTTTTCAAAAG GAAAATCCGAGAGAGAAACTGACAAGGAACTGATGCTGGCTAACCAAAACAG AGGGAAGCAGCTGGTGGAAGCAGCGAGACAACTACTTGCTACACAGAGTAGTTTGAATGAACAATTGGAG GTTCAGAAGAACTTGATATCAGCTattgaagaacaaatgaaGCAACTGAGAGGAGTTTTAGAACGAAGAGGGAAACCTGTTGTGTTTAGAAAtgaggaagagagaaaataa
- the LOC111789609 gene encoding uncharacterized protein LOC111789609, with protein sequence MKASIIFREDQRNPTFRAKIPLNFFGFPFRSAIQLAEPDNLSFTFTSFFRSGPAFNFSYRPNDSLAPFTLAVKAGIGLYGSSIDSPMNFTAEFNLPGNKPPRFFLHFRPRLGDFTLRRSVQSHTASFNLPLDDDLAAMSSGKSVDGGESSGEVHADLGLGNTILSGQRIHCSGIFNRFHDLLSTGEINARSTFKVKNSASVKFQWCMRFPMSMKKEEFTAKVMLSKLPYLALRKIKIELAKASDSERESNEAVSAGEISVLKKHLDDLRTESRWMKKNIEQLRSEIGDQMAAPANPPVESRKKR encoded by the coding sequence CAGAGCCAAAATCCCTCTCAATTTCTTTGGTTTCCCCTTCCGTTCCGCCATTCAACTTGCTGAACCTGATAATCTCTCTTTCACCTTCACCTCTTTCTTCAGATCCGGCCCTGCTTTCAACTTCTCTTACCGTCCCAATGATTCTCTCGCCCCTTTCACTCTCGCCGTCAAGGCCGGAATCGGACTCTACGGCTCCTCCATTGACTCTCCTATGAATTTCACCGCCGAATTCAACCTTCCAGGTAATAAACCCCCTCGGTTCTTCCTTCACTTCAGGCCTCGACTCGGCGATTTCACTCTCCGCAGATCGGTCCAGTCGCACACCGCGAGTTTTAATTTGCCTCTGGATGATGATCTTGCTGCTATGAGTAGCGGCAAATCCGTCGATGGCGGCGAATCTTCGGGAGAAGTTCATGCTGACCTAGGTCTCGGAAATACGATACTCTCAGGCCAGAGAATCCATTGCTCGGGGATATTTAATCGATTCCATGATCTGCTCTCGACTGGGGAGATTAACGCGAGATCGACATTTAAGGTCAAGAACTCGGCGTCGGTGAAGTTCCAATGGTGCATGAGGTTTCCGATGAGCATGAAGAAGGAAGAGTTTACGGCCAAGGTTATGCTCTCCAAACTGCCATATCTAGCATTAAGAAAGATCAAAATCGAACTCGCGAAGGCCAGCGACAGCGAACGAGAAAGCAATGAGGCCGTCAGCGCCGGAGAGATTTCAGTCTTGAAGAAACATTTGGACGATTTACGGACAGAAAGCCGGTGGATGAAGAAGAACATAGAGCAACTTCGGTCAGAGATCGGTGACCAGATGGCTGCACCGGCGAATCCGCCGGTTGAATCTCGGAAGAAAAGATGA